The Penaeus vannamei isolate JL-2024 chromosome 2, ASM4276789v1, whole genome shotgun sequence region TAGTGAGTCTGGGAGACTCCTGGAGACTAAGCATTTCCACTAGGCATCTGGCAGCTGTAGATGCAAAGTGGCTTCCATCTTGTCGGTTGTTGCTGTGGAATTTCCTGGGTCGGAGATGTTGGATGCTTGGGCAGTCTAGTACGTAGTGTATCAGGGGTTCTTGAGTGATTGTGTCGCACAATGTACAAGGCTTGGGAACCCGCATGTCAATTTCCCAATTGCAGCGGTAACCCAAGCGAAGTCTATGAAAGATGGCAGCGGTGTTTCGTGAGAGATTGTTGACAAGGAAGGAGGATTGCATTCCGTAACTATCTTGTACCAGCTGGCGGATGGTGAGCCTGCAATGACCCATGCGCGGTGCTCGATGAGGAGAGTTTCATAAGCGGCTCTCCGTATGTGCTTCTTCAGCTGGCTGAGGCTTGGAGGAATGTGGCCGGTGACTAGGAGGTTCTTGAGGCTGTTTTTAGCAGCAGTGTCAGTTAAATCGTTGCCTGTGATATTAACATGGCTTGGTATCCACCAGAAAGTTAGGattttctcctgttcttttaGTTGTCGTATATGGAACAGGACTGTTGAGATAAGCCTTAAGTTGTCTGTGGCTTGAGTTCTCCTTAGAACCTGTAAGGCTGAGAGGGAGTCTGTGAATATGTGGATGGTTGAATGTGTTTGATACAGTGCATATTTTAGTGCCATTTTGATGGCATATAATTCTGTTTGTAGAGTGGAAGCTCCATTTGAGACTCGACGTGCAACACTGGTTCCGTTGGTAATAAAGGCTGCTCCTGCTTTGCCATTTGTTTGATCGACCGAGCCGTCAGTGAATAGTAAGAGAGCTTCTGGTTGTCTGAGTGAAGCTATATTTGCCTCCAGTTGAGCAATCATGGCCGGAGTGCAGAGAGCTTTCTTGGTGGGAATGGTATCGGTTCGGATATTTGCTTCCCAGTCTCTCCATGGTGGATTAGGTTGATAGTGTGGGTGCACACTATCTATGCCTCTTGCGGTTAATATTTGAAGGGTGTTTAAGGAGTGGAATGCCTTTACTAACTGGCCGTGCCATCTTGCACTGTGGCATAGTTCTTGGTTGTTGAGTAGATGGGTGATTGACTTCAAGGGGGAAGGTCTTGTTGATGTTATAATTTTCGAGCAGAGACTAACGGACAGTTGCTGAGTCCTATTATGGAGAGATGTTAAATATGTTTCAACTCGAAGATTGGCAAGCCTTGTCCATGTAGGTGCAGCAAGGATGGTCCTCATGGCTCGGTTCTGTATTGTTTCCAGGGAAGCTAGTTGATCAGGTTTTAAAGTCAGGAGTGCTGGTGCGCTGTAATCAACTAAGGATCTTATGGCATGTGTGTAGAAGAGGCGTAATACCTTGAATCCAGCGCCTAATTTGGAGGATGTGAGTCTTCGTAGAACATTTAAGCGGGACTGTGTGCTTCTTAATAGGAAACGAAGGTGTGTGGTAGCTGACAGTTCAGAGTTGAAGAAGATGCCGAGGCATTTATAGGAAGGGACCCATTCAAGTGGTATGTTACCAATATAGAGCTGGTGATATGCAACTATCCTGTTTACCTGGAGTGCTTTTGATTTGTCGGGGTTGACCTTGAGTCCCAGTTCCTTG contains the following coding sequences:
- the LOC113817134 gene encoding uncharacterized protein translates to MERAILNRLQHIIPQFPLHIYAYQKGAGTGDNIITLLSLLDGKDSIVVFLDLEKAFELANKDAILSSLAEKGLKGKLLCWLQDYLTDRHAKIRFQGHLSNSYNFENGTPQGGLLSPFLFNILVSNLMTIPFPANVHLLAYADDIQLLATGPNRHVNAQSALDAIESKSKELGLKVNPDKSKALQVNRIVAYHQLYIGNIPLEWVPSYKCLGIFFNSELSATTHLRFLLRSTQSRLNVLRRLTSSKLGAGFKVLRLFYTHAIRSLVDYSAPALLTLKPDQLASLETIQNRAMRTILAAPTWTRLANLRVETYLTSLHNRTQQLSVSLCSKIITSTRPSPLKSITHLLNNQELCHSARWHGQLVKAFHSLNTLQILTARGIDSVHPHYQPNPPWRDWEANIRTDTIPTKKALCTPAMIAQLEANIASLRQPEALLLFTDGSVDQTNGKAGAAFITNGTSVARRVSNGASTLQTELYAIKMALKYALYQTHSTIHIFTDSLSALQVLRRTQATDNLRLISTVLFHIRQLKEQEKILTFWWIPSHVNITGNDLTDTAAKNSLKNLLVTGHIPPSLSQLKKHIRRAAYETLLIEHRAWVIAGSPSASWYKIVTECNPPSLSTISHETPLPSFIDFAWVTAAIGKLTCGFPSLVHCATQSLKNP